A genomic window from Cucumis melo cultivar AY chromosome 8, USDA_Cmelo_AY_1.0, whole genome shotgun sequence includes:
- the LOC103484679 gene encoding protein BRASSINOSTEROID INSENSITIVE 1 yields MIPFFPSSSNSFLTFFFFFVSLTFLSFSVSSVTPSSSSSSSSSHGDTQKLVSFKSSLPNPSLLQNWLSNADPCSFSGITCKETRVSAIDLSFLSLSSNFSHVFPLLAALDHLESLSLKSTNLTGSISLPSGFKCSPLLSSVDLSLNGLFGSVSDVSNLGFCSNVKSLNLSFNAFDFPLKDSAPGLKLDLQVLDLSSNRIVGSKLVPWIFSGGCANLQHLALKGNKISGEINLSSCNKLEHLDISGNNFSVGIPSLGDCSVLEHFDISGNKFTGDVGHALSSCQQLTFLNLSSNQFGGPIPSFASSNLWFLSLANNHFQGEIPVSIADLCSSLVELDLSSNSLIGAVPTPLGSCSSLQTLDISKNNLTGELPIAVFAKMSSLKKLSVSDNKFSGVLSDSLSQLAFLNSLDLSSNNFSGSIPAGLCEDPSNNLKELFLQNNWLTGRIPASISNCSQLVSLDLSFNFLSGTIPSSLGSLSKLKNLIMWLNQLEGEIPSDFSNFQGLENLILDFNELTGTIPSGLSNCTNLNWISLSNNRLKGEIPAWIGSLPNLAILKLSNNSFYGRIPQELGDCRSLIWLDLNTNLLNGTIPPELFRQSGNIAVNFITGKSYAYIKNDGSKQCHGAGNLLEFAGIRQEQVSRISSKSPCNFTRVYKGMTQPTFNHNGSMIFLDLSHNMLSGSIPKEIGSTNYLYILDLGHNSLSGPIPQELGDLTKLNILDLSSNELEGSIPLSLTGLSSLMEIDLSNNHLNGSIPESAQFETFPASGFANNSGLCGYPLPPCVVDSAGNANSQHQRSHRKQASLAGSVAMGLLFSLFCIFGLIIVVIETRKRRKKKDSTLDSYVESHSQSGTTTAVNWKLTGAREALSINLATFEKPLRKLTFADLLEATNGFHNDSMIGSGGFGDVYKAQLKDGSTVAIKKLIHVSGQGDREFTAEMETIGKIKHRNLVPLLGYCKVGEERLLVYEYMKYGSLEDVLHDQKKGGIKLNWSARRKIAIGAARGLAFLHHNCIPHIIHRDMKSSNVLLDENLEARVSDFGMARLMSAMDTHLSVSTLAGTPGYVPPEYYQSFRCSTKGDVYSYGVVMLELLTGKRPTDSADFGDNNLVGWVKQHVKLDPINVFDPELIKEDPSLKIELLEHLKVAVACLDDRSWRRPTMIQVMTMFKEIQAGSGMDSHSTIGTDNGGFSVEMVDMSLKEVPEPEGK; encoded by the coding sequence ATGATACCCTTTTTCCCATCTTCTTCAAATTCCTTTCtaaccttctttttcttctttgtctctcttacttttctttccttctctgTTTCCTCTGTaactccttcttcttcttcttcttcttcttcttctcatgGTGATACCCAGAAGCTGGTTTCTTTTAAATCTTCACTTCCGAATCCATCCCTTCTTCAGAACTGGCTTTCCAATGCTGACCCATGTTCGTTTTCTGGTATTACTTGTAAGGAAACTAGAGTCTCTGCCATAGACTTGAGTTTCTTGTCTTTGAGCTCTAATTTCAGTCATGTGTTTCCTTTGCTTGCGGCTCTTGACCATTTGGAATCGCTTTCTCTTAAATCTACTAACCTCACTGGCTCCATTTCTTTGCCCTCTGGATTTAAGTGTAGTCCTCTGCTTTCTTCTGTAGATCTGTCTCTTAATGGCTTGTTTGGTTCTGTTTCTGATGTCTCCAACTTGGGGTTTTGCTCCAATGTTAAGTCGCTTAATCTGTCCTTTAACGCCTTTGATTTTCCTCTTAAAGACTCTGCTCCTGGATTGAAGCTTGATTTGCAGGTTCTTGATCTTTCTTCTAATCGGATTGTTGGGTCTAAATTAGTTCCGTGGATTTTCTCTGGTGGATGTGCTAATTTGCAGCACTTGGCATTGAAAGGAAACAAAATCAGCGGAGAGATTAATCTGTCGTCTTGTAATAAACTCGAGCATTTGGATATCTCTGGCAATAATTTCTCTGTGGGTATTCCGTCTTTGGGTGATTGCTCTGTTTTGGAACATTTTGATATCTCCGGCAATAAGTTCACCGGCGACGTTGGACATGCTCTGTCTTCTTGTCAGCAACTCACCTTTCTGAATCTCTCCAGTAACCAATTTGGTGGTCCAATCCCTTCATTTGCATCTTCAAATTTGTGGTTTCTTTCGCTTGCTAACAACCATTTCCAGGGGGAGATACCTGTAAGTATTGCAGATTTGTGTTCTAGTTTGGTAGAGCTTGATCTTTCTTCTAATAGTTTGATTGGAGCTGTACCTACTCCTTTGGGGTCTTGTTCTTCGTTGCAAACTTTAGACATTTCGAAAAATAATCTTACTGGTGAGCTCCCCATTGCCGTTTTTGCCAAAATGAGTAGTCTCAAGAAACTCTCTGTTTCAGACAATAAGTTTTCTGGGGTTTTGTCGGATTCTCTGTCTCAACTCGCCTTTTTGAATTCCTTGGATCTCAGTTCCAATAACTTTTCTGGGTCGATTCCGGCGGGGCTTTGCGAAGACCCTAGCAACAATTTGAAAGAACTGTTTCTTCAGAACAATTGGTTAACAGGTCGAATCCCGGCGAGTATTAGTAATTGTTCACAGCTGGTTTCTCTTGATTTGAGCTTCAACTTTCTTAGTGGGACGATCCCTTCCAGCTTGGGATCGCTTTCTAAGCTTAAGAACTTGATTATGTGGTTGAATCAGCTGGAGGGGGAGATTCCATCGGATTTTAGCAACTTTCAAGGGCTTGAGAATCTGATCCTGGATTTCAATGAGCTCACTGGGACCATCCCATCCGGGTTAAGCAACTGCACCAACTTGAACTGGATTTCATTGTCAAACAACCGGTTGAAAGGAGAGATTCCCGCTTGGATTGGGAGCTTACCGAACCTTGCCATCCTTAAGCTCAGCAACAACTCGTTTTATGGTAGGATTCCTCAGGAGCTCGGCGATTGCCGGAGCTTGATCTGGCTTGACTTGAATACCAATCTGTTGAACGGAACGATCCCTCCAGAGCTGTTTCGTCAATCCGGTAACATTGCCGTTAACTTTATCACGGGGAAATCTTATGCTTACATTAAGAATGATGGTAGTAAGCAGTGTCATGGAGCTGGAAATTTGCTTGAATTTGCTGGAATAAGACAGGAACAAGTGAGTAGAATTTCAAGCAAGAGTCCTTGCAATTTCACAAGGGTTTATAAGGGAATGACTCAGCCCACTTTTAATCATAATGGTTCCATGATCTTTCTTGATCTTTCCCACAATATGTTGTCTGGTAGTATTCCTAAGGAGATTGGTTCCACAAACTATCTCTACATTTTGGATTTGGGACATAACAGTCTTTCGGGACCAATTCCACAGGAGCTCGGCGACTTGACGAAACTTAACATTCTTGATCTGTCTAGCAATGAGCTTGAAGGATCAATTCCATTGTCTTTGACTGGACTTTCCTCCCTCATGGAGATTGATCTCTCCAACAATCATCTCAATGGTTCTATACCCGAATCAGCTCAGTTTGAAACATTCCCGGCATCAGGTTTTGCCAATAATTCTGGCCTTTGTGGGTATCCTCTTCCTCCATGTGTTGTTGATTCAGCAGGAAATGCAAATTCCCAGCATCAAAGATCTCATAGGAAACAGGCATCTCTTGCTGGGAGTGTTGCAATGGGGTTACTCTTCTCTCTTTTCTGTATTTTTGGTCTGATTATCGTCGTTATCGAGACGAGgaagagaaggaaaaagaaggaTTCTACTCTTGATTCTTATGTTGAGAGTCATTCCCAATCAGGCACGACCACAGCCGTCAACTGGAAATTAACTGGTGCCCGTGAAGCATTGAGCATCAATCTTGCAACATTCGAGAAGCCACTACGAAAGCTTACATTTGCTGATCTTCTTGAGGCTACAAATGGGTTCCACAACGATAGTATGATTGGTTCAGGGGGTTTCGGCGACGTATATAAGGCTCAATTGAAGGATGGAAGCACTGTAGCCATTAAGAAGCTGATTCATGTTAGTGGGCAGGGTGATAGAGAATTCACAGCAGAAATGGAAACCATTGGTAAAATCAAACACCGAAACCTAGTACCGCTTTTAGGCTACTGTAAAGTCGGAGAAGAACGGCTTCTGGTGTATGAGTATATGAAATATGGAAGCTTGGAAGACGTTTTACACGACCAGAAGAAGGGCGGGATCAAATTGAATTGGTCAGCAAGAAGAAAAATTGCCATTGGAGCTGCAAGGGGACTGGCTTTCCTTCACCACAATTGCATCCCTCACATCATTCACAGGGACATGAAATCAAGCAATGTCTTATTGGATGAGAATTTGGAAGCTAGAGTATCAGATTTTGGAATGGCAAGACTAATGAGTGCCATGGACACTCATTTGAGTGTAAGCACATTAGCTGGAACACCCGGTTACGTCCCTCCCGAATATTACCAAAGCTTCCGGTGTTCAACAAAAGGCGACGTTTACAGTTATGGTGTCGTCATGCTCGAGCTCTTAACAGGTAAACGACCTACAGACTCAGCAGATTTCGGGGACAACAATCTTGTAGGATGGGTAAAACAACACGTCAAGTTGGACCCCATCAATGTTTTTGATCCCGAACTCATAAAGGAGGATCCAAGCCTCAAGATAGAGCTTTTAGAACACTTGAAAGTAGCTGTTGCTTGTTTAGACGATAGGTCATGGCGGCGTCCAACAATGATCCAGGTAATGACGATGTTCAAGGAAATCCAAGCAGGGTCAGGGATGGATTCACACTCTACGATTGGAACCGACAACGGAGGATTCAGCGTCGAGATGGTAGATATGAGCTTAAAAGAAGTGCCAGAACCAGAAGGCAAGTAA